From a single Cupriavidus taiwanensis LMG 19424 genomic region:
- a CDS encoding enoyl-CoA hydratase/isomerase family protein, with the protein MAENFHAERNGHVLAVSFGSPDTRNVMNDAWFREFEQHLCAAQQDEQTRVVVLRAQGEGFCAGGDLRGFQSGPFPQGYVGSSFARLLMRLDDFDKPIIAAVQGSAIGGGTTLLLHCDFVFAAEGTMFQLPFTRLGLVPEFGSSYLLSLHAGARLATELVLLGQPFDAQRALRAGIVNDVLPEEALMARVDATAAALAALPPASMRASKRLLRMGHRAGLAAATAAEGRALEGCFASEEMQEAIAAFFAKRQPDFSRFA; encoded by the coding sequence GTGGCCGAGAATTTCCATGCGGAACGCAACGGACATGTGCTTGCCGTATCGTTCGGTTCGCCCGACACACGCAACGTGATGAACGACGCGTGGTTCCGCGAGTTCGAGCAGCACCTCTGCGCCGCGCAACAGGACGAACAAACCCGCGTGGTGGTGCTGCGGGCGCAGGGCGAAGGCTTCTGTGCCGGCGGTGACTTGCGTGGTTTCCAGAGCGGGCCGTTTCCGCAGGGCTATGTCGGTTCGTCCTTCGCGCGGCTGCTGATGCGCCTGGACGACTTCGATAAACCCATCATCGCCGCCGTGCAGGGCAGCGCGATCGGGGGCGGCACGACGCTGCTGCTGCATTGCGATTTTGTGTTCGCGGCCGAAGGCACGATGTTCCAGCTGCCGTTCACTCGGCTGGGCCTCGTGCCCGAATTTGGCTCCAGCTACCTGCTGTCTCTGCACGCCGGCGCGCGACTGGCGACCGAACTCGTGCTGCTCGGACAACCTTTCGACGCGCAGAGGGCCTTGCGCGCCGGCATCGTGAACGACGTGCTGCCTGAAGAGGCGCTGATGGCGCGCGTCGACGCGACCGCGGCGGCGCTGGCCGCGCTTCCTCCGGCTTCCATGCGGGCCAGCAAGCGCCTGCTCCGCATGGGACACCGCGCCGGCCTGGCAGCCGCCACGGCCGCGGAAGGCCGCGCGCTTGAAGGCTGCTTTGCGTCCGAGGAAATGCAGGAAGCCATCGCCGCATTCTTTGCAAAGCGGCAACCAGATTTCTCGCGCTTTGCCTGA
- a CDS encoding acetyl-CoA carboxylase biotin carboxylase subunit, whose amino-acid sequence MIANRGEIAVRIVGTCRRLGKRAVVVYHEADQDSLAVRLADEAFRIDGPTPVAAYLSIDNMLAACRATGADAVHPGFGFLSENAAFARALDAAGIRFIGPGADAIDAMGDKIRAKRIAQQAGVNTIPGYDGEIRSAGHAFDVASAIGFPVILKASAGGGGKGMRVIRDADPEACRAAFERTTSEAQGAFGDARVFLEKYIERPRHIEIQVLGDRYGNVVHLGERECSIQRRHQKVIEEAPSPFVDAALREAMGAQAVALAQQVGYASAGTVEFVVDPSGAFYFLEMNTRIQVEHPVTEMITGLDIVAEQIRVAEGEALGLAQDEIRLAGHAIECRLCAEDAERDFMPAIGTLRRFRAPEMAGLRLDAGVQEGDAVTSAFDPMLAKLIVHGATRAEAIGRMRAVLEHMVVLGVTTNAAYLERVLTHPEFAAGNTFTSFLEEHKAELQAPAPTQEQIAVVLAAALLGNRTLADARYAPPAIHAAMQDWRN is encoded by the coding sequence TTGATTGCCAACCGCGGTGAGATCGCGGTGCGCATCGTCGGCACGTGCCGCCGCCTGGGCAAGCGCGCCGTCGTCGTCTATCACGAGGCGGACCAGGACTCGCTGGCGGTACGCCTGGCCGACGAGGCCTTTCGGATCGACGGGCCGACGCCGGTGGCGGCCTACCTGTCCATCGACAACATGCTTGCAGCGTGCCGGGCCACAGGCGCGGACGCGGTACACCCCGGTTTTGGATTTCTCTCGGAAAACGCCGCATTCGCCCGCGCGCTCGATGCTGCGGGCATACGCTTCATCGGCCCCGGTGCGGACGCAATCGATGCCATGGGCGACAAGATCCGCGCCAAGCGAATCGCCCAGCAGGCGGGCGTCAACACCATTCCCGGCTACGACGGCGAGATCCGCAGTGCCGGCCATGCCTTCGACGTGGCGAGTGCCATCGGCTTTCCGGTCATCCTGAAAGCCAGCGCCGGCGGCGGCGGCAAGGGCATGCGGGTCATCCGCGACGCCGACCCGGAAGCATGTCGCGCGGCATTCGAGCGCACCACCAGCGAGGCACAGGGGGCGTTCGGCGATGCACGCGTGTTTCTCGAAAAGTACATCGAGCGTCCACGCCATATCGAGATCCAGGTGCTCGGCGATCGATACGGAAACGTGGTCCATCTCGGCGAGCGCGAATGCTCGATCCAGCGGCGCCACCAGAAGGTCATCGAGGAAGCGCCCTCGCCGTTCGTTGACGCTGCGCTGCGCGAGGCAATGGGGGCCCAGGCAGTGGCCCTGGCGCAGCAAGTGGGGTACGCATCGGCGGGCACCGTGGAATTCGTTGTCGATCCTTCGGGTGCGTTCTACTTCCTCGAGATGAACACGCGCATTCAGGTGGAGCATCCCGTCACGGAAATGATCACCGGTCTGGATATCGTTGCCGAGCAGATCCGCGTTGCCGAAGGCGAGGCGCTCGGCCTGGCCCAGGATGAGATACGGCTCGCGGGCCACGCGATCGAGTGCCGCTTGTGCGCGGAAGATGCCGAGCGCGATTTCATGCCGGCCATCGGCACGCTGCGCAGGTTCCGGGCGCCGGAGATGGCAGGCCTGCGCCTCGATGCAGGCGTTCAGGAGGGCGATGCCGTGACCTCCGCCTTCGATCCGATGCTCGCCAAGCTGATCGTGCACGGCGCCACGCGGGCCGAAGCGATCGGACGCATGCGCGCGGTGCTGGAGCACATGGTAGTGCTCGGCGTGACCACCAACGCCGCCTATCTCGAACGCGTGCTGACGCACCCCGAGTTTGCGGCCGGCAACACCTTCACCAGCTTTCTTGAAGAACACAAGGCCGAGCTGCAGGCCCCTGCCCCCACGCAGGAACAGATTGCCGTGGTGCTGGCGGCCGCGCTGCTAGGCAACCGCACGCTGGCCGATGCACGTTATGCGCCGCCGGCCATCCATGCCGCGATGCAAGACTGGAGGAACTGA
- a CDS encoding acetyl-CoA carboxylase biotin carboxyl carrier protein subunit — protein sequence MKLTAELAAGGSHQVALARHARGGRVEIDGVVYEAALEGKPDGSLELTLDGRIHAAWVVPHGETAYVHAFGRAWTVTLRDPVRGTGTSASEADVCLAPMPGTVVELAVAVGDRVSTGQTMIVIESMKMQLNLEAARDGVVAELPFPKGAVFDRDAVLARLDARGD from the coding sequence ATGAAGCTGACAGCAGAACTGGCCGCCGGCGGGAGCCATCAGGTCGCGCTGGCGCGCCATGCACGCGGCGGACGCGTCGAGATCGACGGTGTCGTGTACGAGGCGGCGCTGGAAGGAAAGCCGGACGGCAGCCTTGAACTCACGCTGGACGGCCGCATCCACGCCGCCTGGGTCGTTCCGCACGGCGAGACGGCCTATGTCCACGCCTTTGGACGCGCGTGGACCGTCACGCTGCGCGACCCGGTACGCGGCACCGGTACCAGCGCGAGCGAGGCCGACGTGTGCCTGGCGCCGATGCCGGGCACTGTCGTCGAACTGGCGGTCGCCGTCGGCGACCGCGTGAGCACCGGACAAACCATGATCGTCATCGAGAGCATGAAGATGCAACTCAACCTGGAAGCCGCCCGCGATGGTGTGGTGGCCGAACTGCCCTTCCCGAAGGGCGCCGTGTTCGACCGCGACGCAGTGCTGGCGCGGCTCGATGCAAGGGGGGACTAA